Proteins encoded within one genomic window of Streptomyces sp. NBC_01314:
- a CDS encoding DUF4395 domain-containing protein, which yields MDIDVRGPRFGAAVTTVVLAVVLVTGSGWLLGWQTFAFALGAAGGVGRSPYGWVFRTLVRPRIGPPTEFEAPEPPRFAQVVGLVFAAVGLAGFTVGPEWLGLTATGAALAAAFLNAVFGYCLGCEMYLLVRRVTVRTQ from the coding sequence ATGGACATTGATGTGAGGGGGCCCCGCTTCGGGGCGGCCGTGACGACCGTGGTGCTGGCGGTCGTGCTGGTCACCGGGAGCGGCTGGCTGCTGGGCTGGCAGACGTTCGCGTTCGCGCTGGGCGCGGCGGGCGGGGTCGGGCGTTCGCCGTACGGCTGGGTCTTCCGCACGCTGGTGCGGCCCCGGATCGGGCCGCCCACGGAGTTCGAGGCGCCGGAGCCGCCACGGTTCGCGCAGGTGGTCGGACTCGTCTTCGCCGCGGTGGGCCTGGCCGGTTTCACGGTGGGGCCCGAGTGGTTGGGGCTGACCGCGACCGGCGCGGCGCTCGCGGCGGCCTTCCTGAACGCGGTGTTCGGGTACTGCCTGGGGTGCGAAATGTACCTGCTCGTCCGGCGGGTGACCGTACGCACGCAGTAA
- a CDS encoding low specificity L-threonine aldolase: MNPPKTDARRHHDPEIRGFASDNYAGVHPEVLAALALANGGHQVAYGEDEYTENLQRIVRSHFGGTAEAFPVFNGTGANVVALQAVTDRWGAVICAESAHIHVDECGAPERVGGLKLLTVPTPDGKLTPELIDRQAYGWDDEHRAMPQVVSITQSTELGTLYTPEEIRAICEHAHAHGMKVHLDGSRIANAAASLDVPMRTFTNAAGVDLLSLGGTKNGAMFGEAVVVIDQDAVRHMKHLRKLSMQLASKMRFVSAQLEALLAKDLWLRNARHSNAMAQRLAEGVRAVHGVEILHPVQANAVFARLPHDVSERLQKRYRFYFWDETAGDVRWMCSFDTTEEDVDGFVAALKEEMAR, encoded by the coding sequence GTGAACCCTCCGAAGACCGACGCCCGACGCCATCACGACCCGGAGATCCGCGGCTTCGCCAGTGACAACTACGCCGGGGTCCACCCCGAGGTGCTGGCCGCCCTGGCCCTGGCCAACGGCGGGCACCAGGTCGCGTACGGCGAGGACGAGTACACCGAGAACCTCCAGCGGATCGTCCGCAGCCACTTCGGCGGCACCGCCGAGGCCTTCCCGGTCTTCAACGGCACCGGCGCCAACGTCGTCGCGCTCCAGGCCGTCACCGACCGCTGGGGCGCGGTGATCTGCGCCGAGAGCGCGCACATCCACGTCGACGAGTGCGGAGCGCCCGAGCGCGTCGGAGGCCTGAAGCTGCTCACGGTGCCCACACCCGACGGCAAGCTCACACCCGAGCTGATCGACCGGCAGGCGTACGGCTGGGACGACGAGCACCGCGCGATGCCGCAGGTCGTCTCGATCACCCAGAGCACCGAACTCGGCACGCTCTACACGCCCGAGGAGATCCGCGCGATCTGTGAGCACGCCCACGCGCACGGTATGAAGGTGCACCTGGACGGCTCGCGGATAGCCAACGCCGCCGCCTCCCTGGACGTCCCGATGCGTACGTTCACCAACGCGGCCGGTGTCGACCTGCTCTCCCTGGGCGGCACCAAGAACGGGGCGATGTTCGGCGAGGCGGTGGTCGTCATCGACCAGGACGCCGTCCGCCACATGAAGCACCTGCGCAAGCTGTCCATGCAGCTCGCCTCCAAGATGCGCTTCGTGTCCGCGCAGTTGGAGGCCCTGCTGGCGAAGGACCTGTGGCTGCGCAACGCCCGCCACTCCAACGCGATGGCCCAGCGGCTCGCCGAGGGCGTCCGCGCGGTGCACGGGGTGGAGATCCTCCATCCCGTGCAGGCCAACGCCGTCTTCGCCCGTCTCCCGCACGACGTGAGCGAACGCCTCCAGAAGCGCTACCGCTTCTACTTCTGGGACGAGACGGCCGGCGACGTCCGCTGGATGTGCTCCTTCGACACGACGGAGGAGGACGTGGACGGGTTCGTGGCGGCACTCAAGGAGGAGATGGCTCGCTGA
- a CDS encoding electron transfer flavoprotein subunit alpha/FixB family protein yields MAEVLVYVDHVDGAVRKPTLELLTLARRIGEPVAVALGAGAADTAAALAEHGAVKVLTHEAAEYADYLVVPKVDALQAAVEAVSPAAVLVPSSAEGKEIAARLAVRIGSGIITDAIDLEASDEGPVATQSVFAASFTTKTRVSKGTPVITVKPNSAAVEAAPAAGTVEALAVTFGALATGTKVTGRTPRQSTGRPELTEAAIVVSGGRGVNGTENFAIIEALADSLGAAVGASRAAVDAGWYPHTNQVGQTGKSVSPQLYIANGISGAIQHRAGMQTSKTIVAVNKDAEAPIFDLVDYGVVGDLFDVVPQLTEEINTRKG; encoded by the coding sequence ATGGCTGAAGTTCTTGTCTACGTCGACCACGTGGACGGTGCCGTCCGCAAGCCCACCCTGGAGCTGCTGACCCTGGCCCGCCGCATCGGCGAGCCCGTCGCCGTCGCGCTCGGTGCCGGCGCCGCCGACACCGCCGCCGCCCTCGCCGAGCACGGCGCGGTGAAGGTCCTCACCCACGAGGCCGCCGAGTACGCCGACTACCTCGTCGTACCCAAGGTCGACGCGCTGCAGGCCGCCGTCGAGGCCGTCTCCCCGGCCGCCGTACTCGTCCCCTCCTCCGCCGAGGGCAAGGAGATCGCCGCCCGTCTCGCGGTGCGTATCGGCTCCGGCATCATCACCGACGCCATCGACCTGGAAGCCTCCGACGAGGGCCCGGTGGCCACCCAGTCGGTGTTCGCCGCCTCCTTCACCACCAAGACCCGTGTCTCCAAGGGCACCCCGGTCATCACGGTCAAGCCCAACTCCGCCGCCGTCGAGGCCGCCCCGGCCGCCGGTACGGTCGAGGCGCTCGCCGTGACGTTCGGCGCGCTGGCCACCGGCACCAAGGTCACCGGCCGCACCCCCCGCCAGTCCACCGGGCGTCCGGAGCTGACCGAGGCCGCGATCGTCGTCTCCGGCGGCCGCGGCGTCAACGGCACCGAGAACTTCGCGATCATCGAGGCCCTCGCCGACTCCCTCGGCGCGGCCGTCGGCGCCTCCCGCGCCGCGGTGGACGCCGGCTGGTACCCGCACACCAACCAGGTCGGCCAGACCGGCAAGTCCGTCTCGCCGCAGCTGTACATCGCCAACGGCATCTCCGGCGCCATCCAGCACCGCGCCGGCATGCAGACCTCGAAGACGATCGTGGCCGTCAACAAGGACGCCGAGGCTCCGATCTTCGACCTCGTCGACTACGGCGTCGTCGGCGACCTCTTCGACGTCGTCCCCCAGCTCACCGAGGAGATCAACACCCGCAAGGGCTGA
- a CDS encoding lysophospholipid acyltransferase family protein → MAELVYRPAIGLARTLFKAWDLKIDCKGSENIPRSGGAVLVSNHIGYLDFIFDGLAALPQKRLVRFMAKESVFRHKISGPLMRNMRHIPVDRKQGEEAYARALDSLRSGEIIGVFPEATISQSFALKSFKSGAARLAQEAGVPLIPMAVWGTQRLWTKGHPRNFKRSHIPITIRVGETIEASKDKYAGAITRQLRERVQELLEAAQRAYPVRPKGPDDTWWMPAHLGGTAPTPEQVREAETR, encoded by the coding sequence ATGGCAGAGCTTGTCTACCGTCCCGCGATCGGTCTCGCCCGCACTCTGTTCAAGGCATGGGACCTGAAGATCGACTGCAAGGGGTCGGAGAACATCCCGCGCTCGGGCGGCGCCGTGCTGGTGAGCAATCACATCGGCTACCTGGACTTCATCTTCGACGGCCTGGCGGCGCTGCCGCAGAAGCGCCTGGTGCGCTTCATGGCCAAGGAGTCGGTGTTCCGGCACAAGATCTCCGGTCCGCTGATGCGGAACATGCGGCACATCCCGGTGGACCGCAAGCAGGGTGAAGAGGCCTACGCGCGCGCGCTGGACTCGCTGCGCTCCGGCGAGATCATCGGCGTCTTCCCCGAGGCCACCATCTCGCAGTCGTTCGCCCTGAAGAGCTTCAAGTCCGGCGCTGCCCGGCTGGCCCAGGAGGCGGGCGTCCCGCTGATCCCGATGGCCGTCTGGGGCACCCAGCGACTGTGGACCAAGGGGCACCCGCGCAACTTCAAGCGCAGCCACATCCCGATCACCATCCGGGTCGGCGAGACGATAGAGGCCTCCAAGGACAAGTACGCGGGCGCCATCACCCGTCAGCTCCGCGAGCGCGTCCAGGAACTGCTGGAGGCCGCCCAGCGCGCCTACCCCGTCCGCCCCAAGGGGCCGGACGACACCTGGTGGATGCCCGCCCACCTCGGTGGCACGGCTCCGACCCCGGAGCAGGTCCGCGAGGCCGAGACCCGCTGA
- a CDS encoding SDR family NAD(P)-dependent oxidoreductase: MQNGNGALGGAVIAVAGAGGPAGRAALLRLADAGAIVVGSDNDPERLSEAVDAARYAHGGATVVGDTVDLLDLQSTRDWATRIEKDFGRVDGLVHLVGGWRGSETFTRTSLDDWDFLEMLLIRTVQHTSLAFHEALQRSERGRYVLISAAGASRPTAGNAAYAAAKAAAEAWTLATADYFRKAGGPDGPTSAAAILVVKALVHDAMRADRPNAKFAGFTDVKELAEAIAGVWEKSAAEVNGNRLWLTDKP, from the coding sequence ATGCAGAACGGCAACGGTGCACTGGGTGGCGCGGTGATCGCGGTGGCCGGAGCGGGCGGACCCGCCGGCCGGGCGGCCCTGCTGCGGCTGGCCGACGCGGGAGCGATCGTCGTCGGCTCCGACAACGACCCCGAGCGGCTCTCCGAGGCCGTCGACGCGGCCCGCTACGCGCACGGCGGCGCCACGGTCGTCGGCGACACGGTCGACCTCCTCGACCTCCAGTCCACCCGTGACTGGGCCACCCGCATCGAGAAGGACTTCGGGCGGGTCGACGGCCTCGTCCACCTCGTCGGCGGCTGGCGCGGCAGCGAGACCTTCACCAGGACCAGCCTCGACGACTGGGACTTCCTGGAGATGCTGCTCATCCGCACCGTGCAGCACACCTCCCTCGCCTTCCACGAGGCCCTGCAGCGCAGTGAGCGCGGCCGGTACGTCCTGATCAGTGCGGCCGGCGCCAGCAGGCCCACCGCGGGCAACGCCGCCTACGCCGCCGCCAAGGCCGCCGCCGAGGCGTGGACGCTGGCCACGGCCGACTACTTCCGCAAGGCGGGCGGGCCGGACGGGCCGACCTCCGCGGCTGCCATCCTGGTGGTGAAGGCGTTGGTGCACGACGCGATGCGCGCCGACCGACCCAACGCGAAGTTCGCGGGCTTCACCGACGTCAAGGAGCTGGCCGAGGCCATCGCCGGTGTCTGGGAGAAGTCCGCCGCCGAAGTGAACGGGAACCGTCTGTGGCTGACCGACAAGCCGTGA
- a CDS encoding electron transfer flavoprotein subunit beta, protein MSLRIVVTVKYVPDATGDRHFADDLTVDRDDVDGLLSELDEYAVEQALQIADEADDAEITVLTVGPEDAKDALRKALSMGADKAIHVEDDDLHGTDAIGTSLVLAKAIEKAGYDLVISGMASTDGTMGVVPALLAERLGVPQVTLLSEISVEDGTVKGRRDGDAASEQLEASLPAVVSVTDQSGEARYPSFKGIMAAKKKPVQAWDLSDLDIEADEVGLEGAWTAVASATERPARTAGTIVKDEGEGGKQLAEFLAGQKFI, encoded by the coding sequence GTGAGCTTGAGGATCGTTGTCACTGTGAAGTACGTGCCCGACGCCACCGGCGACCGGCACTTCGCCGATGACCTGACCGTCGACCGTGACGACGTGGACGGCCTGCTCTCCGAGCTGGACGAGTACGCGGTCGAGCAGGCGCTGCAGATCGCCGACGAGGCCGACGACGCCGAGATCACCGTGCTGACCGTTGGTCCGGAGGACGCCAAGGACGCGCTGCGCAAGGCGCTGTCGATGGGCGCGGACAAGGCAATCCACGTCGAGGACGACGACCTGCACGGCACCGACGCCATCGGTACCTCGCTGGTGCTGGCGAAGGCGATCGAGAAGGCCGGCTACGACCTGGTGATCTCCGGCATGGCGTCCACGGACGGCACGATGGGTGTCGTGCCGGCGCTGCTGGCCGAGCGTCTGGGTGTTCCGCAGGTCACGCTGCTCTCCGAGATCTCCGTCGAGGACGGCACGGTCAAGGGCCGCCGTGACGGCGACGCCGCCTCCGAGCAGCTCGAGGCCTCCCTCCCCGCGGTCGTGTCGGTCACCGACCAGTCGGGCGAGGCGCGTTACCCGTCCTTCAAGGGCATCATGGCGGCGAAGAAGAAGCCGGTTCAGGCGTGGGACCTGTCCGATCTCGACATCGAGGCGGACGAGGTCGGTCTGGAGGGTGCCTGGACGGCTGTCGCCTCCGCGACCGAGCGCCCGGCGCGCACCGCCGGCACGATCGTCAAGGACGAGGGCGAGGGCGGCAAGCAGCTCGCCGAGTTCCTCGCGGGCCAGAAGTTCATCTAG
- a CDS encoding aldolase/citrate lyase family protein produces MGQGRQENVATSLAGAVSEEISASLAPVDAELERRYPGDPGTRQPVHTVYVPGDVFAADTLRTWGDRALAALDEHAPDAASFAAVLGLGDDLAGPVYDRVRAKLEREPIEDLRVDFEDGYGPRPDAEEDEAAARAARLIAEAYAKGTAAPYMGIRTKCMEAPVRDRGIRTLDIFLTGLLEAGGLPDGLVLTLPKVTYAEQVTAMVRLLEAFEKARGLEPGRIGFEIQIETSQSILAADGTATVARMIGASEGRATGLHYGTFDYSACLGVSAAHQASDHPAADHAKAIMQVAAAGTGVRVSDGSTNVLPVGPTQKVHDAWRLHYGLTRRALARAYYQGWDMHPGHIPTRYAAVFAFYREGYAQAAARLSRYANRAGGDVMDEPATAKALSGYLLRGLDCGALDIDEVSGATGLARADLEGFAAPRRADPAISSGQ; encoded by the coding sequence ATGGGGCAGGGCCGGCAGGAGAACGTGGCGACGAGTCTCGCGGGCGCCGTCAGCGAGGAGATCAGCGCCTCCCTCGCCCCCGTCGACGCGGAGCTGGAGCGCCGCTATCCGGGTGACCCGGGCACCCGCCAGCCCGTGCACACCGTCTACGTGCCCGGTGACGTCTTCGCCGCCGACACCCTCCGCACCTGGGGCGACCGGGCCCTCGCCGCCCTCGACGAGCACGCGCCCGACGCCGCCTCCTTCGCCGCCGTCCTCGGCCTCGGCGACGATCTCGCCGGGCCCGTGTACGACCGCGTCCGCGCCAAGCTGGAGCGCGAGCCGATCGAAGACCTCCGCGTCGACTTCGAGGACGGCTACGGGCCGCGTCCGGACGCGGAGGAGGACGAGGCCGCCGCCCGCGCCGCCCGGCTGATCGCGGAGGCGTACGCCAAGGGCACGGCGGCCCCGTACATGGGCATCCGTACGAAGTGCATGGAGGCGCCGGTCCGCGACCGGGGCATCCGCACCCTCGACATCTTCCTCACCGGTCTGCTGGAGGCCGGCGGCCTGCCCGACGGGCTCGTCCTGACCCTGCCCAAGGTGACGTACGCCGAGCAGGTCACCGCCATGGTCCGGCTCCTCGAAGCCTTCGAGAAGGCGCGTGGTCTGGAGCCCGGCCGGATCGGCTTCGAGATCCAGATCGAGACCAGCCAGTCCATCCTCGCCGCCGACGGCACCGCCACCGTCGCCCGCATGATCGGCGCCTCCGAGGGCCGCGCGACCGGCCTGCACTACGGCACCTTCGACTACAGCGCCTGCCTCGGCGTCTCCGCCGCCCACCAGGCCAGCGACCACCCCGCCGCCGACCACGCCAAGGCGATCATGCAGGTCGCCGCGGCCGGCACCGGCGTACGCGTCTCGGACGGCTCCACCAACGTCCTGCCGGTCGGCCCGACCCAGAAGGTCCACGACGCCTGGCGACTGCACTACGGCCTCACCCGGCGCGCCCTCGCCCGCGCCTACTACCAGGGCTGGGACATGCACCCCGGCCACATCCCCACCCGCTACGCGGCCGTCTTCGCCTTCTACCGCGAGGGCTACGCACAGGCCGCAGCCCGTCTCTCCCGCTACGCCAACCGGGCCGGCGGCGACGTGATGGACGAGCCCGCGACGGCCAAGGCCCTCAGTGGCTATCTCCTGCGGGGCCTCGACTGCGGCGCCCTCGACATCGACGAGGTGTCCGGGGCGACCGGTCTGGCCCGCGCCGATCTGGAGGGCTTCGCGGCGCCCCGCCGGGCGGATCCGGCGATCTCCTCCGGCCAGTAG
- a CDS encoding protein kinase has protein sequence MSSGANGQTDGAGRVLAGRYRVVEQLGRGGMGVVWRAVDEVLHREVALKELRTFTDAGAPELADLGLRMQREARAAARVRHPGVVAVHDVAEIDGRPLIVMELVDGPSLDDVLRDRGLLDPREAAGIGAKVMDALAAAHRVGVLHRDVKPGNILLDRSGRVVLTDFGIATMEDPGDGSATHLTRSGELVGSLDYLAPERAQGNDPGPASDVWALGATLYAAVEGASPFRRTSTWSTLTAIVADPLPEPRRAGPLGPVLRQLMDKRPEHRPDADRARELLEAVAAGGTPDVPTEGQGGGGPAPRPRAETERSVPSVPPGFGPPTTGVAADGTGAGFGGTGEGGGFGSTGPTPGFGPPQPVPAPGTGASSEVGGSGAGAPQAPVPASGPVTTVSSTDSGRPRKGRALLAAVAVAVVLAASGITVALLTGDDDAETGARPSATGSSGGTPSPGRSRGTVDLTDDSDAKEEGKDRKKSPSPSEKAEEDETEASASPSKNASGGTTGGGSGGSDTTDGGSTSGGTSGGTTGGTTGGSTEEEPVCHSIGGGKYNCTVWTTAKSYTAAGTEVGVLNQGTNYFYCQQNLGRRETSGEWTNVWWAKTDDDSGNTGVFVSDVYIQGGDNDAPVPGLPVC, from the coding sequence GTGTCTTCGGGGGCGAACGGACAGACGGACGGTGCCGGGCGGGTTCTCGCCGGGCGGTACCGGGTCGTGGAGCAGCTCGGACGCGGCGGCATGGGCGTCGTCTGGCGGGCCGTGGACGAGGTGCTCCACCGCGAGGTCGCCCTCAAGGAGCTGCGCACCTTCACGGACGCGGGCGCGCCCGAGCTGGCCGACCTCGGTCTGCGGATGCAGCGCGAGGCGCGGGCCGCCGCTCGCGTCCGGCACCCCGGAGTCGTCGCCGTGCACGACGTGGCCGAGATCGACGGACGCCCGCTGATCGTCATGGAGCTGGTCGACGGACCGTCCCTCGACGACGTCCTGCGCGACCGGGGCCTACTCGACCCGCGCGAGGCGGCCGGCATCGGCGCCAAGGTCATGGACGCCCTCGCCGCCGCCCACCGGGTCGGCGTACTGCACCGCGACGTCAAGCCCGGCAACATCCTCCTGGACCGCTCGGGCCGCGTCGTCCTCACCGACTTCGGCATCGCCACGATGGAGGACCCGGGCGACGGCTCCGCCACCCACCTCACCCGCAGCGGCGAACTCGTCGGCTCCCTCGACTACCTGGCCCCCGAACGCGCCCAGGGCAACGACCCCGGCCCCGCCTCCGACGTCTGGGCACTCGGCGCCACCCTGTACGCGGCCGTCGAGGGCGCCTCCCCGTTCCGGCGTACGTCGACCTGGTCGACGCTCACCGCGATCGTGGCCGACCCGCTGCCCGAACCCCGGCGGGCCGGACCGCTCGGACCCGTCCTGCGACAGCTGATGGACAAGCGCCCGGAGCACCGCCCGGACGCCGACCGGGCCCGTGAACTGCTGGAGGCCGTGGCCGCCGGGGGAACGCCCGACGTCCCGACCGAGGGGCAGGGCGGCGGTGGTCCGGCACCTCGGCCGAGGGCGGAGACCGAACGGAGCGTTCCGTCGGTGCCACCGGGCTTCGGACCGCCGACGACGGGCGTGGCGGCCGACGGGACGGGCGCCGGATTCGGCGGGACGGGTGAGGGAGGTGGGTTCGGCTCGACGGGCCCGACCCCCGGCTTCGGGCCGCCGCAGCCGGTCCCGGCACCCGGCACGGGGGCGTCCTCGGAGGTCGGCGGGTCCGGCGCGGGCGCGCCGCAGGCACCGGTCCCCGCTTCGGGACCCGTCACCACCGTGTCCTCGACCGACAGCGGCCGTCCCCGCAAGGGCCGCGCCCTCCTGGCCGCCGTGGCCGTCGCCGTCGTGCTCGCCGCCTCGGGCATCACCGTCGCGCTGCTCACCGGGGACGACGACGCGGAGACGGGCGCCCGTCCCTCGGCCACCGGATCGAGCGGCGGCACACCCTCCCCGGGCCGCAGCAGAGGCACGGTCGACCTCACCGACGACTCCGACGCGAAGGAGGAGGGGAAGGACCGCAAGAAGTCCCCGAGCCCGAGCGAGAAGGCCGAGGAGGACGAGACCGAGGCGTCCGCCTCCCCGTCGAAGAACGCGAGCGGCGGCACCACCGGCGGCGGCTCAGGGGGTTCGGACACCACGGACGGCGGCTCCACGAGCGGGGGCACGAGCGGGGGCACGACCGGCGGGACGACCGGAGGGTCGACCGAGGAGGAACCGGTCTGCCATTCGATCGGCGGCGGCAAGTACAACTGCACGGTCTGGACCACCGCCAAGTCCTACACCGCCGCCGGCACCGAGGTCGGCGTCCTCAACCAGGGCACCAACTACTTCTACTGCCAGCAGAACCTGGGCCGCCGCGAGACCTCCGGCGAGTGGACCAACGTGTGGTGGGCCAAGACCGACGACGACAGCGGCAACACCGGAGTCTTCGTCAGCGACGTCTACATCCAGGGAGGCGACAACGACGCCCCGGTGCCCGGCCTCCCGGTCTGCTGA
- a CDS encoding endonuclease/exonuclease/phosphatase family protein, which produces MPKEVGVTRRQGLRSAAAAAIAVPLLTTAGSSQPATAGEYAGALNVMTFNVRFATVVDRTPRWAVRRPVMRELLRRERPHVIGTQEGLYQQLRMIERDLGGHYDWIGTGRGGGSKDEFMAVFYDTRRLDPIEFDHFWLSDTPYTIASNTWDADWLRMVTWVKFADLADGGREFYVLNTHLDSVSQYARERSAALIGETIAGWDRSLPVIVTGDFNAAAHDNRVYDRMLDHGLVDAWDAAASRSPAYGTYHGYRDLKPDGRRIDWILTSPGVTTHWAAMNTFSVDGLYPSDHLPVQASVTLG; this is translated from the coding sequence TTGCCGAAAGAGGTCGGAGTGACGCGCCGCCAAGGACTCAGGTCCGCGGCGGCCGCCGCCATCGCCGTGCCGCTGCTGACCACGGCGGGCTCGTCGCAGCCGGCGACCGCCGGTGAGTACGCGGGCGCCCTGAACGTCATGACGTTCAACGTGCGCTTCGCGACCGTCGTCGACAGGACACCACGCTGGGCCGTGCGCCGTCCGGTGATGCGGGAGCTGCTGCGCCGCGAGCGACCGCACGTCATCGGCACCCAGGAGGGGCTGTACCAGCAGCTGCGCATGATCGAGAGGGATCTCGGCGGGCACTACGACTGGATCGGCACGGGCCGAGGGGGCGGCAGCAAGGACGAGTTCATGGCGGTCTTCTACGACACCCGCAGACTCGACCCGATCGAGTTCGATCACTTCTGGCTGTCCGACACCCCGTACACGATCGCCTCCAACACCTGGGACGCGGACTGGCTACGCATGGTGACCTGGGTCAAGTTCGCCGATCTCGCCGACGGGGGGCGGGAGTTCTACGTTCTCAACACCCATCTGGACAGCGTCAGCCAGTACGCGCGGGAACGCTCCGCGGCGCTCATCGGCGAGACGATCGCCGGGTGGGACCGGTCTTTGCCGGTCATCGTCACCGGTGACTTCAACGCGGCCGCCCACGACAACCGGGTGTACGACCGGATGCTGGACCACGGGCTCGTGGACGCCTGGGACGCGGCGGCCTCGCGCAGCCCGGCGTACGGGACGTACCACGGTTACCGGGACCTCAAGCCCGACGGCCGGCGCATCGACTGGATCCTGACCTCGCCCGGCGTGACCACGCACTGGGCGGCGATGAACACCTTCTCGGTGGACGGGCTGTACCCGAGCGACCATCTGCCGGTGCAGGCCTCGGTGACCCTAGGATGA
- a CDS encoding flavin reductase family protein, whose translation MTATSGLRSPQLASPDLLRSVFRRHAAGVAVITAQNAAGPVGFTATSLSSVSADPPLLSFGIGTGASSWPVISEARHVGVHILGEHQRELAATFARSGADRFGAPTGWRSGPEGVPVLDDVLAWLVCRVVARVPAGDHRIVLAEVLMGDPSGAGQPLLYHQGRFNGLRD comes from the coding sequence ATGACGGCCACCTCCGGCCTCCGCTCGCCCCAGCTCGCCTCTCCCGATCTCCTGCGCTCCGTCTTCCGGCGGCATGCAGCCGGCGTCGCCGTGATCACCGCGCAGAACGCCGCCGGCCCGGTCGGCTTCACCGCCACATCGCTCTCCTCGGTCTCCGCCGACCCCCCGCTCCTCTCGTTCGGAATCGGCACCGGTGCCTCCAGCTGGCCGGTGATCTCCGAGGCGCGCCATGTGGGCGTGCACATACTCGGGGAGCACCAGCGGGAGCTGGCCGCCACCTTCGCCCGCAGCGGCGCCGACCGGTTCGGTGCTCCCACCGGATGGCGTAGTGGGCCAGAGGGAGTTCCCGTCCTCGACGACGTACTCGCCTGGCTGGTCTGCCGGGTGGTGGCGCGCGTGCCGGCGGGTGACCACCGGATCGTTCTTGCCGAGGTGCTCATGGGCGACCCCTCGGGCGCCGGACAGCCGCTGCTGTACCACCAGGGCCGCTTCAACGGTCTGCGAGACTGA
- a CDS encoding thioredoxin family protein has translation MTGLAVCGLVLAMASVYGVLHQRRSGRVRVRGRDGDKRLGAAELGEGLGERATLVQFSSAFCAPCRATRRVLVEVAHMVPGVAHVEIDAEDHLDLVRRLDILKTPTVLVLDADGRIVRRATGLPRKADVIAALGEAV, from the coding sequence GTGACCGGACTTGCGGTGTGTGGACTGGTGCTCGCCATGGCGAGCGTCTACGGAGTGCTGCATCAGCGGCGGAGCGGGAGAGTCAGGGTGCGCGGGCGGGACGGCGACAAGCGGCTCGGCGCGGCGGAGTTGGGGGAAGGGCTCGGCGAACGGGCCACGCTCGTCCAGTTCTCCAGCGCCTTCTGCGCACCCTGCCGGGCGACCCGAAGAGTGCTCGTCGAGGTGGCCCACATGGTTCCCGGTGTCGCCCATGTGGAGATCGACGCCGAGGACCACCTCGACCTCGTGCGGCGGCTCGACATCCTCAAGACGCCGACCGTGCTCGTGCTCGACGCCGACGGCCGAATCGTGCGACGGGCAACAGGACTGCCGCGCAAGGCGGATGTGATCGCCGCCCTCGGTGAGGCCGTGTGA
- a CDS encoding transglutaminase domain-containing protein, whose amino-acid sequence MELIQQTPDLSAYLAADEAIDHDHPRVRETAARLAKDATDSYDYARAAYEFVRDTIPHSADSGDPRVTWRASDVLEQGTGICYAKAHALAALLRAEDIPTALCYQRLAHDDGAGHAVHGLVAVRFHGHWHRQDPRGNKPGVNARFSLDGERLAWVPDPGSDELDYPVLHAAPHPAVLDALKAAPDRSYLWRTLPTEL is encoded by the coding sequence ATGGAGCTCATCCAGCAAACCCCCGACCTGTCCGCGTATCTGGCCGCCGACGAGGCCATCGACCATGACCACCCCCGCGTACGGGAGACGGCCGCGCGGCTCGCCAAGGACGCGACCGACTCGTATGACTATGCGCGGGCAGCATACGAGTTCGTGCGCGACACCATTCCCCACTCGGCCGACTCGGGAGATCCGCGCGTCACCTGGCGCGCCTCCGACGTCCTGGAGCAGGGCACCGGTATCTGCTACGCCAAGGCCCACGCGCTGGCCGCGCTGCTGCGTGCCGAGGACATCCCCACCGCGCTCTGCTACCAGCGGCTGGCGCACGACGACGGCGCCGGACACGCCGTGCACGGCCTGGTCGCGGTGCGTTTCCACGGGCACTGGCACCGCCAGGACCCCCGCGGCAACAAGCCGGGCGTGAACGCCCGGTTCTCCCTGGACGGTGAGCGGCTGGCCTGGGTACCCGACCCCGGCTCGGACGAACTGGACTATCCCGTCCTCCACGCCGCGCCGCATCCGGCGGTACTCGACGCGCTCAAGGCCGCCCCCGACCGGTCGTACCTCTGGCGAACGCTCCCCACGGAACTCTGA
- a CDS encoding putative leader peptide, translating to MPRELLLVERLHVDLVRTASSRCPGS from the coding sequence ATGCCCCGAGAACTCCTTCTGGTCGAGCGCCTGCACGTGGACCTGGTCCGCACGGCGAGTTCGCGCTGTCCCGGCTCCTGA